Within Vicia villosa cultivar HV-30 ecotype Madison, WI linkage group LG1, Vvil1.0, whole genome shotgun sequence, the genomic segment ATGTTGAGTGATCTAGTTACTGAATGCGTTTTTTAATCGTACAGGTATCGGCTACCACTGCTTGAGATTGTTGGTGTTACATCAACAAAATTGACGTTTTCAGTTACTTTTGCATATTTGGAACACGAAAGGGAGGAGAACTTCACATGGGCACTAGAGAGGCTCAAGGAGTTGTTCTATTCTGAGAAGTTGTTACCAGATGTCATGGTAACAGACCGGGAACTTGCATTAATGAATGCCATTGATTTTGTGTATCCAAATGCGTCTCATTTGCTGTGTacgtttcatatttcaaaaaatgttAGCATGAAATGTAAAGAGTATGTCAAATCAGAAAGACAAGAACATGCCATGGATCAATGGAACAACATGATGTATTCAAATACAGAAGACGGATTTGATGTACATCTCAACCACTTCGAGAGTGTATGTGGTGATATTCCATCATTtgtcaagtatgtgaaagaaataTGGTTAACACCATATAAGGAAAGATTTGTTACTGCATGGACTAACATAGTCACTCATTTAGGGAACACAGCAACAAACAGGTACattctaaaagaaaatatgttTATGTTTTCTATTTGTGAGTTGTTTATTTAATGTGTCTATAATTTCTAGGGTGGAGTCTGCATATTGGAGACTGAAGAACGTGTTGATGACAAGTCGCGGTGATTTATGTGCAAGCTGGGAGGCTGTGAACACAATGTTGAAGTTGCAGCTAAGTTCCATTAGAGTGTCGTTTCAAAAAAGTATCGTCAATATTGAGCATCGGTATAACAGTATAACACTCCATTCTATTCTAAATTGCACAGTTTTGTTCCAAGACAGTGTGTACAAATTATTGGAAAGGAATTAGAAAGAGTCAAATTTGTTGGTGCGAGCAAGAAGAGGTGTGGTTGTTACATTAGAACAACACATGGGTTACCGTGTGCATGTCATCCCGTCGGCTACCAGATTCTAGgcatacatatacctttggaatcTATTCATGTGTTTTGGACAAAATTACAAATTTCAGAATATGAGGTGATTCCTGACGAGAGCAAGTGAGATTTAGAAGAGGAGTGCGAAGAGTTGAAGGGACAATTCAGTACTATAGATATTGTGGGTCAAAGGGCGTTGAAGAAAAAAGTTCGTGATATTTCCTATTCATCCACATCTTCAATATGTCCACCGCCGGTGAAATACAAGCCAAAGAGAGGAGTTAAGAAGAGTAGAAGAGGGGAAGAAAGTGATGTGCATCGTGATCCAAGTCAGTGGGAATATGTTGATGCTTTGCAAGGGAGTCAGACTACAAAGAGATCATGCACACAACCATGTGGGAGTCAATCATCATCCATGCGATTGGTAAGCAACCTTCTACCAAATCTGCAAAAGGCGAGTACTTGTCACAGTTTCCTGCTTTCTTTCATTCATACATCAATGACATTGTTGATGTTGTACCAGATGGAAATTGTGGTTTCCGTTTTATTTCATCTGCATTAGGATGGGGGGAAGATGCATTTTATGATGTTCGAAGACAATTGCATACTCAAATTCAGCAACACGCAAATTTGTTTTCCAAGTTGTTCTATGACACTGTCTCTGATGTTAGTACCTCATTACTCGTAAAGCACTTGGGTGAACATGGTAAGGAGAAATGGATGTCGATCCCGGATATGAGTTACTGTATTGCTTCTAGATACATACAGTGTtgtatttgtttctcttttgatGTTAATGAACATAACTTTTTTTTTCCGCTTCACATAGCTCCACCCCCATACACGAGTTGACATACAATCATTGTTGTTGGTTTTGTCAACCGTAATCTTTAGGTTAAGATAAAGTGGAGACCCGATTGTCTAGTGGCTCCCGTCATTGATCGTTGGAGGAAGAATTGTTCTAATAATGCAAAAGCATGAGAATCAACATATGCGGGTCTGTTCAGACACTGGAAAGAATTGACTTGGAAGTGAGGCATTAGGAAGAATGATTCTAAGGATGTAAAAACTGTTGCGATGTTGTAATGATATGTATGACATTTATTCTATTTATATGTTAAGACGGTTCGTTATTTTACCGACGTTTATTCTATGTTattcaagtttaaaaaaaaatttaagtcccaatattatcataattttaaatttctggtatttttcttttaccggaaatttaaaatttccggtaGTTTTATACACTGAAATTTGAAATATCCGATAATATTTCCGGTACCgaatatttcaaatttccggtATTAATATTAACTGGTGATACGTACTGAATATTTCAAATATCCAGTACCAGAAATTTTATATTTATGGTATGGATCATCATGCGCAGTAATTTGGTAAATCCAACCAAATATTCGGTACCCTTGTGAAATTTTCGATACGGAACCGGAAATTTAATAAAATCCGGTATTTTAAAGGGATAATATGGTTAAAACGTACCCTTTAGAGaatgacaaatataaaaaaagGGGTGGCATGTAAATTCTTCAATGAGAGATTAAACTGAAAGATTTTTGTTTGGCATTCCTATGGTATTGGACCCGGAAATGTATCCATATATGGCTTAGGGAAATTTTACTTCTTACTCCCACCCCCACCTCAACACATTATATTAACAACTAACtagttaaaaaaattgttttttcataAATCACATAAACAAACCCCTTGTGAATTGTAAGAAAAGTAAATACTATTCAAATTATCGGAAGTTTATAAATTTGAAAtatcatatttaaatatttaaattgaatgTTTTGGAAGTAAAATATCAAGTTAGAATATTAAAATTAGATTTTTCAAACGTTAATACTTTAGTTTTAATATACGATGAGGATGTTTATAAATTTGATAGTTAAActcaatattttaaatttaacatttctgtttgtttatttaattatttttaattattttttctctataatatttaataataaagataaaaaaacagATTTATGTAGATTAGACCGACACATTTCTAAAATTCTAACCATTCAAAAATTTGAAAcataaaaagttattttttttaatctttcatTGGCTTTAACAACAACTTTGTCATCTTCAAGAACAACATTCTAATTTTTCTTTGAATCGTTCTTCGTGTTGCACTAATGCAAAAAGAGAAATTCACACTcgtctttttatatatttaacacCCATCATTAGAGGGTGTAATTTCAGAAGATGAGAAATGTCTGACGAATTTACACCCATTTTAAAATGGGTGTAAATAGAGGGTACACTATACCATGTTTTATAGAAAATGGATGTAAACTATTACATATATACATTTAAATCAAACAAATTTACATCGCATTTGATAAAAATCTGATGTAAAATAAATAATGCTTACTATGAATGTCAACAAATTTATACTCTATTTTCTTTAAGGGATTAAACTCGAAAATATCTTTGGACATATTGTGCAAAAATTGTCAGTTTGAAACACATTTGATATTGAAATCGAGATATAAAGAACTATGAAAAAAACTTTAATGCAGTAAATGACGAtggaaaataaaataactttaacTCATAAATGGAACGCAAGTACATACATTTTCGACCACTCTATTCTTTGTAACAATTAGATACTAAGTATCTAGAATTTGCTGTGAAATTGCGGATCCTTAAAACTACAAACAAACATTATTTATATAGTAGTCTTAACGTAACCGCATACAACGGTCGACTCAGCAAATTTTTCCATGTTCTCGACGCCATGCAACCTTCGCCTTTGCAACCTTTACACATGTTCTCAAATAACCGTATGATATTATGTGTTTAACCTTATTCGACTACCTGCAATTATTAATGTTACGTTGGAAAACTCCAAATTTCACTAAGTCCAAAATTTACATATCCTTGGTCTTTAAACTAATAATTGTTCGACCAAGGTTAACATCGCCCCTCGACAGGACTAACCACCAAATTTGTTAGATCTTGTTATCGTGACTAAACATTTCGACCAAAGACAAAACCCAAGTGAACAACTATTTTCAAGATTGTTTCTACTCTTTAGTTCTAATGCTGATGTCAAAAATCTAAGGTAACACTAAGCTTGAAATGAGAAGCAAATAGAATGTTCAACGCTTTAGCTTTATCTATTCTAAAACGCCGAAGCACTTTCTCCACATACATTTCATGTGACAAGTACAATTTCTTCCCTTTTTGATCTCGAACAATTTCAATACCAAGAATTTTTTAAACCTCTCCTAAATATTTTATAGCAAAAGATTCTCTCAAAGTGTAGAAATGCTTATCAACCAACCATTTAAGTCATACCCGCGCAATGCGcggataaattttaataaattattatcgATAAATActtattcaaataaatataaaatatatttatattgatattttgtaattaatttaatttttatataaaaagtgaacaataatttaatatatatatatatatatatatatatatatatatatatatatatatatatatatatatatatatatatatatatatatatatatatatatattaatcatgttcaataaaataaatttaaaaattgaataaaaatctttaatataatataaacataTTCAATACTAAGAATTTATTATATCAATaccgaatattttaaaaaatatatttgtattcTTATACCACTCATTTTTACCCGAAAGACATCTAAATCTCCACAACAtctatattgaaaaaaaataccaatattaatataattcccttgaattttaatattaacttaaaatgtgaagtaaaatccttaaattaatataatataaattcaatttaaattaacggaaaaaagaagaaaattaaagaataaatacaataaataacaaaaacaaaacaacgtacacaaaacaaataaaaattaaaaatagtaaaatataaatTTGGGA encodes:
- the LOC131647810 gene encoding uncharacterized protein LOC131647810 yields the protein MWESIIIHAIGKQPSTKSAKGEYLSQFPAFFHSYINDIVDVVPDGNCGFRFISSALGWGEDAFYDVRRQLHTQIQQHANLFSKLFYDTVSDVSTSLLVKHLGEHGKEKWMSIPDMSYCIASRYIQCCICFSFDVNEHNFFFPLHIAPPPYTS